Proteins encoded by one window of Hafnia alvei:
- a CDS encoding high-affinity branched-chain amino acid ABC transporter permease LivM, with product MKQLNLVNAIISTITMFVLASFIMGVQLGLDGTHLVVNLADSVRWEWIGAGCVVVFFFQLMRPMIQQGFKKVSGPSLVLPSLDGSTPKQKLVLALILIAAVVWPFVVSRGTVDIATLTLIYVMLGLGLNVVVGLSGLLVLGYGGFYAIGAYTYALLNHYYGIGFWESLPIAGIVAAAFGLLLGFPVLRLRGDYLAIVTLGFGEIVRILLLNNTEITGGPNGISQIPKPTFFGLEFNRSVRDGGWGSFHEFFGLKYDPSDRIIFLYLVALLLVVITLFVINRLLRMPLGRAWEALREDEIACRSLGLSPTRIKLTAFTISAAFAGFAGTLFAARQGFVSPESFTFVESAFVLAIVVLGGMGSQFAVILAAVILVVSRELMRDLNEYSMLLLGALMVLMMIWRPQGLLPMKRPQLKFAARKGGRA from the coding sequence ATGAAACAGCTCAATCTGGTTAATGCGATTATTTCCACCATCACGATGTTTGTTCTAGCGTCATTTATTATGGGCGTTCAGCTTGGCCTAGATGGCACCCATTTGGTGGTTAATCTGGCGGATTCTGTGCGCTGGGAATGGATTGGCGCGGGCTGCGTGGTGGTCTTCTTCTTCCAATTGATGCGCCCGATGATCCAGCAGGGTTTCAAAAAAGTCTCCGGCCCCTCTCTAGTGCTGCCAAGCTTGGATGGATCCACGCCGAAGCAAAAACTGGTGTTGGCGCTGATCCTTATCGCCGCGGTGGTGTGGCCATTCGTGGTATCACGCGGCACCGTGGATATTGCCACGCTGACGCTTATCTACGTCATGCTGGGGCTAGGTCTGAATGTCGTGGTCGGGCTGTCTGGTTTGCTGGTGTTGGGGTACGGCGGCTTTTATGCCATCGGCGCTTATACCTACGCGCTGCTCAATCACTATTATGGCATTGGATTTTGGGAAAGCCTGCCAATTGCGGGGATCGTTGCCGCAGCCTTTGGTCTGTTGCTGGGATTCCCCGTATTGCGACTGCGCGGCGACTACTTAGCGATTGTTACGTTAGGCTTCGGCGAAATTGTACGTATTTTGCTGCTTAACAACACGGAGATTACCGGCGGCCCAAACGGTATCAGCCAGATCCCAAAACCGACCTTCTTCGGGCTGGAATTTAACCGCAGCGTGCGCGACGGTGGCTGGGGATCATTCCATGAATTTTTTGGTCTGAAATATGATCCAAGCGATCGCATTATTTTCTTATACCTCGTGGCGTTGCTGCTGGTGGTCATCACGCTGTTTGTGATTAATCGACTGCTGCGGATGCCGCTTGGGCGAGCGTGGGAAGCGCTGCGTGAAGACGAAATTGCCTGTCGTTCATTAGGCCTGAGCCCAACGCGGATCAAGCTGACGGCGTTTACTATCAGCGCGGCGTTTGCCGGCTTTGCGGGAACCTTATTTGCGGCGCGGCAGGGGTTTGTTAGCCCTGAATCCTTCACCTTCGTGGAATCGGCCTTTGTGCTGGCGATTGTGGTATTAGGCGGGATGGGATCGCAGTTTGCGGTGATTCTGGCCGCGGTGATCTTGGTGGTGTCTCGCGAACTGATGCGTGATTTAAATGAATACAGCATGTTGTTGCTCGGCGCTCTGATGGTGCTGATGATGATTTGGCGGCCGCAAGGATTACTGCCAATGAAACGTCCACAGCTGAAATTTGCCGCACGCAAAGGAGGCCGAGCATGA